The following are encoded in a window of Vigna unguiculata cultivar IT97K-499-35 chromosome 8, ASM411807v1, whole genome shotgun sequence genomic DNA:
- the LOC114194299 gene encoding uncharacterized protein LOC114194299 produces the protein MGELHFFLGLQIKQGEHGLFIHQSKYCIELLNKFNMETCKESSTPMATNCYPDAVEAGPTIDQTKYRGIIGSLLYLTASRPDIMYNVCVCAKFQSCPKESHLSVVKRILKYLKGTRNLGLLYPHGTTISLIGYSDSDFGGCKTDRKSTSGTCLLLVCSLISWHSKKQARVALSTTEAEYIVAGSCYA, from the coding sequence ATGGGGGAACTGCATTTCTTTCTTGGCCTCCAAATAAAACAGGGAGAGCATGGTCTCTTCATTCATCAATCAAAATACTGCATTGAACTGCTGAACAAATTTAACATGGAAACCTGCAAAGAATCCTCAACTCCTATGGCTACTAATTGTTATCCAGATGCAGTTGAGGCAGGTCCTACAATTGACCAAACTAAATATCGAGGTATCATTGGTTCATTACTCTACCTCACTGCTAGTCGTCCAGACATTATGTACAACGTGTGTGTGTGCGCCAAATTTCAGTCCTGTCCCAAAGAGTCCCATTTAAGTGTTGTTAAACGGATcctcaaatatttaaaaggcaCTAGAAACCTAGGACTGTTGTATCCTCATGGCACAACTATATCTCTCATAGGGTATAGTGATTCAGACTTTGGGGGTTGTAAAACAGATAGGAAGAGCACCAGTGGAACCTGCCTTCTCTTAGTCTGCTCCCTAATCTCATGGCACTCCAAAAAGCAAGCCCGCGTTGCTCTTTCCACCACTGAGGCAGAGTATATAGTTGCTGGCAGCTGCTATGCCTAG